From one Streptomyces sp. N50 genomic stretch:
- a CDS encoding FecCD family ABC transporter permease: MSVPTPVVAPPRAALADRPFRLTVPPVSGVLRPRLLLTGVGVTLGAFLLFCWGLTIGDYPVAFTDVIRALWGSGDAGTVIVVQDLRLPRALVGLLVGVAFGVSGAVFQTMTRNPLASPDMIGLTEGAGTAVVAAVVLGWTGGLGLSTLGLVGALATALLVYVLAWKGGATGYRIILVGIGVSWICSSATNFLVARGNRFEAEAALGWLVGNLNGRTWNQVDSLAIALAVLLPITLGMGRWMRTLMLGDDVAAGLGTPVQPVRLALLLAGVGLVAFGTAAAGPVAFVALACPQIAQRLAGTSSPPPLVSGLTGALVVLGSDLLAREAIPGTELPVGIVTGALGAPVLLWLLIRANRAGSGG, encoded by the coding sequence ATGAGCGTGCCCACACCCGTAGTCGCTCCCCCGCGCGCCGCCCTCGCCGACCGGCCGTTCCGGCTGACCGTGCCCCCGGTGTCCGGCGTGCTGCGTCCACGCCTGCTGCTCACGGGAGTTGGGGTCACGCTCGGCGCGTTCCTGCTCTTCTGCTGGGGTCTGACCATCGGCGACTATCCCGTCGCCTTCACGGATGTCATCCGGGCCCTGTGGGGCTCGGGCGACGCGGGCACGGTCATCGTCGTCCAGGATCTACGGCTGCCTCGTGCCCTGGTCGGGCTACTGGTCGGCGTCGCGTTCGGGGTCTCCGGTGCGGTGTTCCAGACGATGACCCGCAACCCGCTGGCCAGCCCCGACATGATCGGACTCACCGAGGGCGCCGGAACCGCCGTGGTGGCGGCGGTGGTTCTGGGCTGGACCGGTGGACTTGGGCTCTCCACGCTGGGGTTGGTCGGCGCACTGGCCACCGCACTGCTCGTGTACGTGCTGGCCTGGAAGGGCGGGGCCACCGGGTACCGCATCATCCTCGTCGGCATCGGGGTCTCCTGGATCTGCTCCAGCGCCACCAACTTCCTTGTGGCGCGCGGCAATCGCTTCGAGGCGGAGGCGGCGCTCGGCTGGCTGGTCGGCAACCTCAACGGCCGGACCTGGAACCAGGTGGACTCGCTGGCCATCGCCCTGGCCGTACTCCTGCCGATCACCCTCGGCATGGGCCGCTGGATGCGCACGCTGATGCTCGGCGACGACGTGGCCGCCGGGCTCGGCACCCCCGTCCAACCCGTGCGCCTGGCCCTGCTGTTGGCCGGTGTGGGCCTCGTCGCGTTCGGTACGGCGGCAGCCGGGCCGGTGGCGTTCGTCGCGCTGGCCTGTCCGCAGATCGCCCAGCGGCTGGCGGGCACCTCGTCGCCGCCCCCGCTCGTCTCCGGTCTCACCGGCGCGCTCGTCGTCCTCGGTTCCGATCTCCTCGCCCGCGAGGCGATCCCGGGGACGGAACTGCCGGTCGGGATCGTCACCGGCGCCCTCGGCGCGCCGGTCCTGCTGTGGCTGCTCATCCGCGCCAACCGCGCGGGCTCTGGAGGCTGA
- a CDS encoding methionyl-tRNA formyltransferase, translated as MRVVMLGYQTWGHRTLQALLDSDHEVVLVVTHPKSEHAYEKIWGDSVAELAEKNDVPVLLRNRPDDAELLDAVREARPDIIVANNWRTWLPPELFDLPPHGTLNVHDSLLPSYAGFSPIIWALLNDEPRVGVTAHRMNGELDAGDVLIQRSVPVGPADTATDLFHRTVDLIAPIVRESLDLIASGRDAGQWVPQDRSRASFFHKRSAEDSRIDWSWPAERLERLVRAQSDPYPNAYAFHRGQRLRIVSAAVSEGRYGGTPGRIFIREGDGVVIVAGPEAHTGRGRGLLVRRVRTDDGTEYAAGDYFRTMGGYLTSRP; from the coding sequence ATGCGGGTCGTCATGCTCGGCTATCAGACCTGGGGTCACCGCACGCTGCAGGCGTTGCTGGACTCCGACCACGAGGTCGTTCTCGTCGTCACCCACCCGAAAAGTGAGCACGCCTACGAGAAGATCTGGGGCGACAGCGTCGCCGAACTCGCCGAGAAGAACGACGTCCCCGTCCTGCTGCGCAACCGCCCCGACGACGCCGAACTCCTCGACGCCGTACGGGAAGCGCGGCCGGACATCATCGTCGCCAACAACTGGCGGACCTGGCTGCCGCCGGAGCTGTTCGACCTCCCGCCGCACGGCACCCTCAACGTCCACGACTCGCTGCTGCCGTCGTACGCGGGCTTCTCGCCGATCATCTGGGCGCTCCTGAACGACGAGCCGCGCGTCGGCGTCACCGCGCACCGCATGAACGGCGAACTCGACGCCGGGGACGTCCTGATCCAGCGCTCGGTACCGGTCGGACCCGCCGACACGGCGACCGACCTGTTCCACCGGACCGTCGACCTCATCGCGCCCATCGTCCGCGAGTCCCTCGACCTGATCGCCTCCGGCCGCGACGCCGGGCAGTGGGTGCCGCAGGACCGCAGCCGCGCCAGCTTCTTCCACAAGCGCTCGGCCGAGGACAGCCGCATCGACTGGAGTTGGCCCGCGGAACGCCTGGAGCGCCTCGTACGGGCCCAGTCGGACCCGTACCCGAACGCCTACGCCTTCCACCGCGGTCAGCGGCTCAGGATCGTCTCCGCGGCCGTCTCGGAGGGACGCTACGGCGGCACCCCGGGCCGGATCTTCATCCGCGAGGGCGACGGCGTGGTCATAGTGGCCGGCCCGGAGGCCCATACCGGGCGCGGCCGGGGGCTGTTGGTGCGCCGGGTGCGCACGGACGACGGCACGGAGTACGCGGCCGGCGACTACTTCCGCACGATGGGCGGGTACTTGACGTCCCGGCCCTGA
- a CDS encoding beta-glucosidase family protein — translation MTDTVSRRSALRLLGGAIAVASAATTGLVSPSHAYAQARPEAGAGPRVEGLLAKLTLDEKISLLHGATDPDSLGQAGYIPGVPRLKIPPLRLTDGPAGVRVTAHATALPAPVLLASAFDPELARRYGQVVGREGRALGQDVLLSPMVNLIRTPYAGRNFETLSEDPLLAGDLVAAEIKGIQGEGLIATVKHFAMNNQEKDRDSIDVRVDEQTMHEIELRGFEAAVGAGTGAVMGAYNKVNGTFACENKTLLTDVLRGQWGFEGWVMTDWFAAHSTVAAITAGLDMEMPDGTYFGAPLKSAVQNGSLPERYVDRAVRRILGVMDRFGLLDGSVPPRPDRDAKAGAAVALEVAKAGATLLRNENRTLPLTGSGGIAVIGPTGTLPFVSGGGSAHVVPDHADSPLDAIRARAGSRNRVTYALGEDLFGKAIPASVLTPAFDSEGQRVDAGKSWQYDGSLTVSEPDEWTFVLHFDSAPTARPQVLLDGVELFPIAAGYGEYFSGGLVSVDPDGLSVRRKTLTLARGAHTLKITAEGGDAGLLFRLRRITGATRAQDVTEAVTAARGARSVVLFAYEDATEGLDRTTLELPGNQAKLIAAVTAANPRTAVVLNTSSSTSMPWLARTGAVLQMYYPGQEGAAATTAVLFGDCDPGGRLTQSFPVDDAHHPVAGDPLRYPGVNGVEEYSEGIHVGYRWYDAEGVRPLYPFGHGLSYTSFSYEDESARRNGHGIDVTFTVRNTGRRDGIAVPQVYVGRSPDLRLDQAVRVLGGYRRLMLRGGERRRVTVHVDARTLSSWDAKRHAWVLGRGRRAVWVGASAGDLRVRTSVDVK, via the coding sequence ATGACCGACACCGTGTCCCGGCGATCCGCCCTGCGTCTGCTGGGCGGCGCGATCGCTGTCGCCAGCGCGGCCACCACCGGACTCGTCTCCCCGTCGCACGCGTACGCGCAGGCCAGACCCGAGGCGGGGGCCGGTCCCCGCGTCGAAGGACTCCTGGCCAAGCTCACCCTGGACGAGAAGATCTCCCTCCTGCACGGCGCCACCGACCCGGACTCGCTCGGCCAGGCCGGCTACATCCCCGGCGTCCCCCGCCTGAAGATCCCGCCGCTACGGCTCACCGACGGACCGGCCGGCGTCCGTGTCACCGCACACGCCACCGCCCTCCCGGCGCCCGTCCTGCTCGCCTCCGCCTTCGACCCCGAACTCGCCCGCCGCTACGGCCAGGTGGTCGGCCGGGAAGGCCGTGCGCTCGGCCAGGACGTCCTGCTGTCGCCGATGGTCAACCTCATCCGGACCCCGTACGCGGGCCGCAACTTCGAAACCCTCAGCGAGGATCCGCTGCTCGCCGGTGATCTGGTCGCCGCCGAGATCAAGGGCATCCAGGGCGAGGGACTCATCGCGACCGTCAAGCACTTCGCGATGAACAACCAGGAGAAGGACCGCGACTCCATCGACGTGCGGGTCGACGAACAGACCATGCACGAGATCGAGTTGAGGGGTTTCGAGGCGGCCGTCGGCGCGGGCACCGGTGCCGTGATGGGTGCGTACAACAAGGTCAACGGCACCTTCGCCTGCGAGAACAAGACCCTCCTCACCGATGTCCTGCGCGGCCAATGGGGCTTCGAGGGCTGGGTGATGACCGACTGGTTCGCCGCGCACAGCACCGTCGCCGCGATCACCGCCGGCCTCGACATGGAGATGCCGGACGGCACTTACTTCGGCGCGCCCCTCAAGTCGGCTGTACAGAACGGGAGTCTGCCCGAGCGGTACGTCGATCGCGCGGTGCGCCGGATCCTCGGCGTCATGGACCGGTTCGGGCTCCTCGACGGCAGCGTTCCGCCCCGGCCCGATCGCGACGCGAAGGCGGGCGCGGCCGTAGCCCTGGAAGTCGCCAAGGCGGGAGCCACCTTGCTCCGCAACGAGAACCGCACCCTTCCGCTGACCGGCAGCGGCGGCATCGCGGTGATCGGCCCCACTGGCACCCTGCCCTTCGTCAGCGGCGGCGGCAGCGCGCATGTCGTACCGGACCACGCGGACAGCCCGCTCGACGCGATCAGGGCGCGGGCGGGTTCGCGGAACCGGGTTACCTACGCGCTCGGCGAGGACCTGTTCGGCAAGGCCATCCCCGCGTCCGTACTCACACCCGCCTTCGACAGCGAGGGCCAGCGGGTGGACGCGGGCAAGAGCTGGCAGTACGACGGCTCGCTCACCGTGAGCGAACCCGACGAGTGGACGTTCGTCCTGCACTTCGACTCGGCCCCCACCGCCCGCCCTCAAGTCCTCCTGGACGGCGTGGAGTTGTTCCCGATCGCGGCCGGGTACGGCGAGTACTTCTCCGGCGGCCTGGTCTCGGTCGACCCCGACGGCCTCTCCGTCCGCCGCAAGACCCTCACCCTCGCCCGGGGCGCCCACACCCTGAAGATCACCGCCGAGGGCGGCGACGCCGGACTCCTGTTCCGGCTGCGGCGCATCACCGGCGCGACGCGCGCCCAGGACGTCACCGAGGCGGTCACCGCGGCGCGCGGTGCCCGCAGTGTCGTCCTGTTCGCCTACGAGGACGCCACGGAGGGCCTCGACCGCACGACCCTCGAACTACCGGGAAACCAGGCGAAGTTGATAGCCGCCGTCACAGCCGCGAACCCGCGCACCGCGGTGGTCCTCAACACCTCGTCGTCGACGTCGATGCCGTGGCTGGCCCGCACCGGCGCGGTCCTCCAGATGTACTACCCGGGCCAGGAGGGCGCCGCCGCCACGACCGCCGTCCTGTTCGGCGACTGCGACCCCGGCGGCCGGCTCACCCAGTCCTTCCCGGTCGACGACGCCCACCACCCGGTCGCCGGCGACCCGCTCCGCTACCCCGGCGTGAACGGCGTCGAGGAGTACTCGGAGGGCATCCATGTCGGCTACCGCTGGTACGACGCGGAGGGCGTCCGGCCCCTCTACCCCTTCGGGCACGGGCTCTCGTACACCTCCTTCTCCTACGAGGACGAGTCGGCGCGGCGGAACGGGCACGGGATCGACGTGACCTTCACGGTCCGCAACACCGGCCGCCGGGACGGCATCGCGGTGCCTCAGGTGTACGTCGGCCGCTCACCGGACCTCCGACTCGACCAGGCGGTAAGGGTGTTGGGCGGCTATCGACGACTCATGCTGCGGGGCGGGGAGCGGCGGCGGGTGACCGTGCATGTCGATGCGCGTACGTTGTCGTCGTGGGACGCGAAGCGGCACGCGTGGGTGCTCGGGCGCGGGCGGCGGGCCGTGTGGGTAGGCGCCTCTGCGGGGGATCTGCGGGTGCGGACGAGTGTCGACGTGAAGTGA
- a CDS encoding isochorismatase family protein, whose amino-acid sequence MQNHFLHVLRESSAPVGELLAGVGLLTESARAAGIPVLYTLKTAEREPDGRETSFGHPRLPGGEDSRDVVDAIRPQVGDSVLVAKRFSAFAGTRLRRRLAELGRDQPVIVGVFARTQVLLTAADAWMQDMEPFVVADAVADRAHDDHRMAVDWIAATCGAVRTVRGVADVFGVSDSQRR is encoded by the coding sequence GTGCAGAACCACTTCCTGCACGTCCTGCGGGAGTCCTCCGCGCCGGTCGGTGAACTCCTCGCTGGAGTCGGCCTGTTGACGGAATCGGCGCGGGCAGCGGGGATCCCCGTCCTCTACACCCTCAAGACCGCCGAGCGGGAACCGGACGGCCGGGAGACCAGCTTCGGGCATCCACGCCTGCCCGGCGGCGAGGACTCCCGTGACGTCGTGGACGCGATCCGGCCGCAGGTCGGCGACAGCGTGCTGGTGGCGAAGCGGTTCAGTGCCTTCGCCGGGACCCGACTGCGGCGCAGGCTCGCGGAGTTGGGGCGCGACCAGCCGGTCATCGTCGGGGTGTTCGCCCGCACCCAGGTGCTGCTCACGGCGGCCGACGCCTGGATGCAGGACATGGAGCCCTTCGTCGTCGCGGACGCGGTGGCCGACCGCGCGCACGACGACCACCGGATGGCCGTGGACTGGATCGCGGCGACCTGCGGCGCGGTGCGGACCGTACGGGGAGTGGCGGATGTGTTCGGCGTGTCCGATTCCCAACGCCGTTGA
- a CDS encoding ricin-type beta-trefoil lectin domain protein — protein MAQLGDKAAGTRAVALLLARHWQATSEYAVICLATADSSASMVASAAFHQVLAGRATGGALRPQLLVAVREMVKTWAAEERIAAVLPELRKPTGARGLRAARPGTSERRKLAERAFGALSGASQCLLWHAEVEAEPISVPAGLLGVDEVTASAALDRAREQFRQGCARAHKELAPTAECRHYNRLLDVPIRRGGSLLPDVQRHLMTCRYCRFAAEQLSHFEGGLEVLLAETVLGWGARRYLDSRPGRETPETYARTARRPMGRHRPTPDGRLAFPRRHPKAALVGVGLTSLALLATVLASKGWTEGGNTPDPRVTWGAASGSSTHPSPVGAPSSDGAAASASAAGADGGVAGVVQQGVLRSLASGLCLDIPGGQVRSGAAVTMAACSAAGSQQWSYDQDGLLRSLTDPGLCLATDTTARTVRLAGCLVHAGEVHYDLTVRGEFLLRWSQGLAVAPASAKAGARVVVTERDGSAGQRWALESAADARVKQGDPNGPGEADGKGTGKGEVPGNGAPDAPAPPEGAPQGDVPPPPLSNLPQQDQPQYAPRAAQVACCDEPAPEPAPSSGVGEAAQPLTTVVAAVADTVTSLLPSLH, from the coding sequence GTGGCGCAACTCGGCGATAAGGCGGCGGGCACCCGTGCCGTGGCACTGCTGCTGGCACGACACTGGCAGGCGACAAGCGAATATGCGGTCATCTGTCTTGCCACCGCCGACAGTTCGGCGTCCATGGTGGCCAGCGCGGCCTTCCACCAGGTACTAGCGGGCCGCGCCACCGGCGGCGCCCTGCGTCCCCAACTCCTCGTGGCGGTAAGGGAGATGGTGAAGACGTGGGCGGCGGAGGAGCGAATTGCCGCGGTGCTGCCGGAACTTCGTAAACCTACTGGCGCCCGAGGTCTACGCGCGGCGAGGCCCGGCACCTCCGAAAGGCGGAAGCTCGCGGAACGTGCTTTCGGCGCGCTGTCCGGCGCCTCCCAATGCCTGCTGTGGCACGCCGAGGTCGAGGCCGAACCCATATCCGTACCGGCCGGTCTGCTGGGCGTGGACGAGGTCACCGCGAGTGCCGCGCTGGATCGGGCGCGAGAGCAATTCCGACAGGGCTGTGCACGTGCCCATAAGGAACTGGCGCCGACCGCGGAATGCCGTCACTACAACCGGCTCCTGGACGTCCCGATCCGCCGCGGCGGCAGTCTGTTGCCCGATGTGCAACGGCATCTCATGACGTGCCGCTACTGCCGTTTCGCGGCAGAGCAGTTGAGCCATTTCGAAGGCGGCCTCGAAGTGCTGCTCGCCGAGACGGTCCTCGGCTGGGGCGCCCGCCGCTACCTCGACTCACGGCCCGGCCGCGAGACCCCCGAGACCTACGCCCGCACCGCCCGCCGTCCGATGGGCCGCCACCGCCCCACGCCCGACGGCCGGTTGGCCTTCCCGCGCAGGCACCCCAAGGCCGCGCTCGTGGGCGTGGGCCTGACCTCCCTCGCCCTGCTCGCGACCGTGCTCGCCAGCAAGGGCTGGACCGAAGGAGGCAACACGCCCGATCCGCGCGTCACTTGGGGCGCCGCCAGCGGCAGCTCGACCCACCCGAGCCCGGTCGGCGCGCCCTCGTCCGACGGTGCCGCCGCCTCCGCGTCGGCCGCCGGTGCCGACGGGGGAGTGGCGGGAGTCGTCCAGCAGGGCGTCCTGCGCAGCCTCGCCTCCGGCCTCTGCCTCGACATCCCGGGCGGCCAGGTGCGGTCCGGCGCCGCCGTCACCATGGCGGCCTGCTCGGCCGCCGGATCACAGCAGTGGTCGTACGACCAGGACGGCCTGCTGCGCAGCCTCACCGACCCGGGACTCTGCCTCGCCACCGACACCACCGCGCGCACGGTCCGCCTGGCCGGCTGCCTGGTGCACGCGGGCGAGGTGCACTACGACCTGACGGTGCGGGGCGAGTTCCTGCTCCGCTGGAGCCAGGGGCTGGCGGTCGCGCCCGCGAGCGCGAAGGCCGGGGCGCGGGTCGTGGTGACGGAGCGGGACGGGTCCGCCGGGCAGCGGTGGGCCCTGGAATCCGCGGCCGACGCGCGGGTGAAGCAGGGCGACCCGAACGGACCGGGCGAGGCGGACGGGAAGGGGACGGGGAAGGGGGAAGTGCCGGGGAACGGCGCACCGGACGCGCCCGCGCCGCCCGAGGGCGCGCCCCAGGGCGACGTACCGCCGCCTCCGCTCTCGAACCTTCCGCAACAGGATCAGCCGCAGTACGCACCCCGCGCCGCGCAGGTCGCCTGCTGCGACGAACCGGCGCCGGAGCCCGCGCCGTCGAGCGGTGTCGGCGAGGCCGCGCAGCCGCTGACGACGGTCGTGGCGGCCGTCGCGGACACCGTGACCTCCCTCCTCCCGTCCCTTCACTGA
- a CDS encoding amidohydrolase, with amino-acid sequence MADNPSALILTRVRLGAGGPLARVRVADGRITHVVPETDAGSGSGVEVGGGRELDLDGRVLLPGLWDAHVHLAEWASARHRLDLAGTGSARAVADLVRERAGAADGSVLYGYGFRDGLWADAPHKALLDAVLPDRPVALVSADLHAAWLNSACLALVGRGDHPTGLIREHEAHEVLSALPAAPDDVVDGWIEEACRVAAARGVSGVIDFQFGDTVADWERRSARFRPAVRVSAAVYPSYLDAAIKRGLRTGDAVGADGSLVRVGPLKLFTDGSLNTRTALCRDPYPGLEDTDGAHGIEETAPDELVRLMRRAAAHGIEPAVHAIGDRANTVALDAFEAVRCRGRIEHAQLLSPQDLPRFAQLGVTAGVQPRHATDDRDVADRHWAGRTGRAFPYGDLLAAGARLEFGSDAPVSPLDPWLAIASAVNRTDDERPAWHPEQRLSVPDALVAAARGRRLIRVGDPADLVAVDADPLDAEPDTLRAMPVHATMTNGRWTHGPY; translated from the coding sequence ATGGCGGACAACCCGAGCGCTCTGATCCTGACCCGGGTACGACTGGGTGCCGGTGGGCCGCTCGCCCGGGTGCGGGTGGCGGACGGCCGGATCACTCACGTCGTACCCGAGACGGACGCGGGTTCGGGTTCGGGCGTCGAGGTCGGCGGTGGGCGTGAACTCGATCTGGACGGGCGGGTGTTGCTGCCCGGACTGTGGGACGCCCATGTCCATCTGGCGGAGTGGGCGAGTGCCCGGCACCGGCTCGACCTGGCCGGTACCGGGTCCGCGCGGGCCGTCGCCGACCTCGTCCGGGAGCGGGCCGGGGCGGCCGACGGCTCGGTGCTCTACGGATACGGGTTCCGGGACGGGCTGTGGGCCGACGCCCCGCACAAGGCGCTGCTGGACGCGGTGCTGCCCGACCGGCCGGTCGCCCTGGTCAGCGCCGATCTGCACGCCGCGTGGCTCAACTCCGCCTGCCTCGCCCTGGTCGGGCGGGGCGACCACCCCACCGGCCTGATCCGGGAACACGAGGCCCACGAGGTCCTGTCCGCCCTGCCCGCCGCGCCGGACGACGTGGTCGACGGGTGGATCGAGGAGGCCTGCCGGGTTGCCGCCGCGCGCGGGGTCAGCGGTGTCATCGACTTCCAGTTCGGCGACACGGTCGCGGACTGGGAACGGCGTTCGGCCCGATTCCGGCCCGCCGTACGGGTGTCGGCCGCGGTGTATCCGAGCTACCTGGACGCGGCGATCAAGCGCGGGCTGCGGACCGGGGACGCGGTCGGCGCCGACGGGAGCCTGGTTCGGGTCGGGCCGCTGAAACTCTTCACGGACGGTTCACTGAACACCCGCACCGCCCTGTGCCGCGACCCCTACCCGGGACTTGAGGACACGGACGGCGCCCACGGCATCGAGGAGACGGCGCCCGACGAGCTCGTACGGCTCATGCGGCGCGCCGCGGCGCACGGTATCGAACCCGCCGTGCACGCCATCGGCGACCGCGCCAACACCGTTGCCCTGGACGCCTTCGAGGCGGTGCGCTGCCGCGGCCGGATCGAGCACGCGCAGTTGCTGAGCCCCCAAGACCTGCCGCGCTTCGCCCAGTTGGGGGTCACGGCGGGCGTACAGCCCCGGCACGCGACGGACGACCGCGACGTGGCGGACCGGCACTGGGCCGGACGCACCGGACGCGCCTTCCCCTACGGCGACCTGCTCGCCGCCGGTGCACGGCTGGAGTTCGGCTCGGACGCCCCGGTCTCGCCCCTCGACCCCTGGCTCGCCATCGCGTCGGCCGTCAACCGCACCGACGACGAACGCCCAGCCTGGCACCCGGAGCAACGCCTGTCCGTCCCGGACGCGTTGGTCGCCGCGGCGCGCGGACGCCGGCTCATCAGGGTCGGCGACCCGGCCGACCTGGTGGCCGTCGACGCGGATCCCCTGGACGCCGAACCGGACACCCTGCGCGCTATGCCGGTCCACGCCACGATGACCAACGGCCGCTGGACCCATGGGCCTTACTGA
- a CDS encoding lysine N(6)-hydroxylase/L-ornithine N(5)-oxygenase family protein: MVHDILGIGFGPSNLALSIAVEEHNKSLPADSRLDALFLERQPRFGWHRGMLIDDATMQVSFLKDLVTLRNPTSDYSFLCFLREQGRLIDFLNQKTLFPLRVEFHEYFEWAAERVNHLVSYGSEVVAVDPVRGDDGEIAYFDVTSRDPSGSGTTITRRARNISVAMGLEPHVPPGLELAERIWHNSELIPRATRLADEGKPVQRAVVLGAGQSAAEAVDYLHRTFPDAEVCSVFAKYGYTPADDSPFANRIFDPEAVDVYFSAPSEVKQSLIDYHRSTNYSVVDMELIEALYATAYREKVAGRERLRFLNVSRIRAVDPAADGGLDVAVEFLPTGEKQVLSADVLVLATGYRPRDLSSLLGEAAKLCLRDDGDEIRVGRDHRVETVPEVTAGLYLQGGTEHTHGLTSTLLSTVAVRAEEIHRSVQAAKLPV, encoded by the coding sequence GTGGTCCACGACATACTCGGAATCGGATTCGGTCCGTCAAATCTCGCTCTGTCCATAGCGGTTGAGGAGCACAACAAGAGCCTTCCGGCAGACAGCCGTCTCGACGCCCTGTTCCTGGAACGCCAGCCGCGCTTCGGCTGGCACCGGGGCATGCTGATCGACGACGCCACGATGCAGGTGTCGTTCCTCAAAGACCTGGTCACGCTGCGGAATCCGACCAGCGACTACAGCTTCCTCTGCTTCCTGCGCGAACAGGGCAGACTGATCGACTTCCTGAACCAGAAGACCCTGTTCCCGCTGCGCGTGGAGTTCCACGAGTACTTCGAGTGGGCGGCCGAACGGGTCAACCACCTGGTCTCCTACGGCAGCGAGGTCGTCGCCGTCGACCCGGTGCGCGGCGACGACGGCGAGATCGCCTACTTCGACGTCACCAGCCGCGACCCTTCGGGTTCCGGTACGACGATCACCCGCCGGGCGCGCAACATCAGCGTCGCGATGGGACTTGAGCCGCACGTTCCGCCGGGGCTCGAACTGGCCGAACGCATCTGGCACAACAGCGAGTTGATCCCCCGCGCGACCCGGCTCGCCGACGAGGGCAAGCCGGTGCAGCGGGCCGTGGTGCTCGGCGCCGGGCAGAGTGCCGCCGAGGCGGTGGACTATCTGCACCGCACCTTCCCGGACGCCGAGGTGTGCTCGGTGTTCGCCAAATACGGCTACACCCCGGCCGACGACAGCCCGTTCGCGAACCGCATCTTCGACCCGGAGGCGGTGGACGTCTACTTCTCGGCCCCGTCCGAGGTCAAGCAGTCGCTCATCGACTACCACCGCTCCACCAACTACTCCGTGGTGGACATGGAGTTGATCGAGGCGCTGTACGCCACCGCCTACCGGGAGAAGGTGGCCGGCCGCGAACGGCTGCGCTTCCTCAACGTCTCCCGCATCCGCGCCGTCGACCCCGCGGCGGACGGCGGTCTCGACGTCGCCGTGGAGTTCCTGCCCACCGGCGAGAAGCAGGTGCTGTCCGCCGATGTGCTGGTGCTCGCCACCGGTTACCGTCCCCGCGACCTGAGTTCACTGCTCGGCGAGGCCGCGAAGCTCTGCCTGCGGGACGACGGCGACGAGATCCGCGTGGGCCGCGACCACCGGGTCGAGACGGTCCCCGAGGTCACCGCGGGCCTCTACCTCCAGGGCGGCACGGAGCACACGCACGGGCTGACCAGCACGCTGCTGTCGACGGTCGCGGTGCGGGCGGAGGAGATCCACCGGTCGGTACAGGCGGCGAAACTGCCCGTCTGA
- a CDS encoding ABC transporter ATP-binding protein — MSTTDPRAPRTSESPAAGPELRARDLHLAYDGRAVVENLNLTVPTGRITAIVGANACGKSTLLRALARLLAPREGVVELDGVALRSVPTRELARKLGILPQTPVAPEGLTVLDLVGRGRSPHQTWWRQWSAADEEAVHAALEATNLTDLAERPVDELSGGQRQRAWIAMAVAQGTPVLLLDEPTTYLDLAHQIDVLDLITDLNRREGRTVVMVLHDLNQACRYADHVIAMKAGRIVAEGAPADVVTEATVEDVFDLRCRITPDPVSGTPLVIPLGRHHHDGNSRTEDAVSTR, encoded by the coding sequence ATGTCGACCACTGACCCGCGTGCCCCGCGGACGTCCGAATCCCCGGCCGCCGGGCCGGAGTTGCGGGCGCGTGATCTTCATCTCGCCTACGACGGCAGGGCCGTGGTCGAGAACCTGAACCTCACGGTGCCGACCGGCCGGATCACGGCGATCGTCGGCGCCAACGCCTGTGGAAAATCGACCCTGTTGCGGGCGCTGGCCCGCCTCCTGGCCCCGCGCGAAGGCGTGGTGGAGCTGGACGGCGTCGCCCTGCGCTCCGTCCCCACCCGTGAACTCGCCCGCAAACTGGGCATCTTGCCGCAGACGCCGGTGGCGCCCGAGGGTCTGACGGTCCTCGACCTGGTCGGCCGGGGCCGGTCCCCGCACCAGACCTGGTGGCGGCAGTGGTCGGCGGCCGACGAGGAGGCCGTGCACGCGGCCCTTGAGGCGACCAACCTGACCGACCTCGCCGAGCGCCCGGTCGACGAACTCTCCGGCGGCCAGCGCCAACGCGCCTGGATCGCCATGGCCGTCGCCCAGGGCACCCCGGTCCTGCTCCTCGACGAACCGACGACCTATCTCGACCTCGCCCACCAGATCGACGTACTCGACCTGATCACGGACCTCAACCGGCGCGAGGGCCGCACCGTCGTGATGGTGCTGCACGACCTCAACCAGGCCTGCCGGTACGCCGATCACGTCATCGCGATGAAGGCCGGCCGCATCGTCGCCGAGGGCGCTCCCGCCGACGTCGTCACCGAGGCGACCGTCGAGGACGTCTTCGACCTGCGCTGCCGCATCACACCCGACCCGGTGAGCGGCACGCCGTTGGTGATACCGCTGGGGCGGCACCACCACGACGGCAACTCCCGTACCGAGGACGCTGTTTCGACCCGCTGA